The genomic segment ACAATTATCCATTTCATCTTTCATCAGGCTTGCAGTTAAAGCAACAATGGGAATACGGGTATTTGTTTCCAGGCTGCGGATCTGCCGTGCAGCCTCAAGACCGTCCATTTCAGGCATTTGAATATCCATGAAAATAATATCAGGCGATTCCTCCTGGTATTTTTTAACAGCCTCAAGGCCGTTTACTGCCTTAATAACACGGTGTCCCTGCTGTAACAGGCGTATTTCTGCCAGGGTCATGTTTTCCTCTATATCCTCAGCCACCAGAACCCTGAAACAGCGACTTGGTGCCTGGGAAGAATCTTTATCAGCCGCAGAATGTTTTATTTCGGCAGATACCTGTGCCATATCTGCTGGCTGCATCAGGACAGTAAAATGAAACACACTGCCCCTTCCCTGCCTGCTCTCAACCCATATATCACCGCCCATAAGTCGTGCAAGCTGCCTGGAAATAGTGGTTCCCAGGCCGGTTCCCCCAAAACGGCGGGAGGTTGAATTGTCTGCCTGGGTAAATGGTTCAAATATTTTATCCGTCCTGCCGGGCGCAATGCCGATACCTGTGTCAGCAACTGAAAAATGAAGCATGTCCGGCTTACCGTCATTTAGTGATACTGTAATTGTTATGCTTCCGGTTTCAGTAAATTTTACAGCATTTCCCAGCAGATTTATAATAATCTGTCCCAGACGTGCTGAATCTCCAATATAGTACTGCTCCAGGTCATGATGAATATGAAGAAACAGCTCCAGCCCTTTTTCCCTGCATTTTACTTCAAATATTTTTAAAATACCTTCCATGAACTGATGCAGATCAAAAAGATGGTTTTCCAGTTCAAGTCTGCAGCTTTCTATTTTGCTTAAATCCAGGATATTGTTTATGATTGAAATCAGTGATTTTGCAGAGTTCAGGGCTGTTGCAAGACTTTTTTTATGAAATTTTGGCAGTTTGGAATCCTCTAAAACCAGTTCTATAAATCCAATCAGGGCATTCATGGGAGTCCTGATTTCATGGGACATATTTGCCAGAAATTCGCTTTTAGCCTGTGTGGCTGCCTGGGCAGCCTGCCGTTCTTTTTCAGCCTGTTCTTTTTCCATGCGTCTGGCATTACTGCATTCTTTTTCACGGAAATATGACGATATGCTGAAAATAAACAAGCCTGAAACTCCTGCAATAAGATTGCCGGTCATGGAAACAACCAGCCCCTTGCCAGCATATGCAAAGGTACAGAAAAAGATAAAAGCAAAAAGACATGATGCAGCAGACAAGGTTTGTAAAAGGGGAACACGAATATAAACAGTGCAAAAAACAATCCCGGAAAAGAGCAGGAAACCAGCCAGGATTTCAATGTGAAAAGGCACAGGCCTCAACGGTGCTTTTTTTAGAAGGGTATTGACTGTATCTGCGATAATCTCCATTCCGTACATCATTCCCACAGGTGTATCAAACCAGTCATAGGGAACTTCTGTAATTTCTCCCAGAATTACAATCTTATCTTTAACCCATTCTTTTAATTCCATTATCTCGTATTGATCCAGGTTTGAAATATCCAAAAATTCCCATGCTGAAATACCTGCGGACTCATGAAGAAACCTGTATGGTTTTGGTAAAGAGGAAAAATCAATATACAGATCATTAAAATGATCCAAAGGGATGGATATACTGCCCATAATCAGCCTGTTTTTTTCCATGCCAGGTTTTACACCCAGGTATTTGGATGCAATCTGGACTGCAGCAGGCCATCCGTCCTGCCACTGGGTTATTTCAGGCCATATTCGGACGCGGCTTAAAAATGTGGATACTGAACTTGGAGATGTTATATTAACATATCCAGCAGTACAGGCATTTTTTAAAACAGAAACAGGATATTTGATTTTCACAAAATTATTATCTTCATCAAAAACAGCACGGGAAGCAAGTATAACCTTTTCTCCTTTTATAGCTTGTGCCAGGGCTGGATCCCCGCCAAAGGAACTGGGAAGCTCAAATAAAAGATCAATAAAAATAATTTTTGCACCAAGACTGTCCAGATTTTGGATAATTGATGCCAGGTCTTGGCGTATTATAGGAAACTTTTTGTATTTTTTATAAAATTCGTTATCAATTGTTACAAGAACAATCTTGTCATAAGAAAAAGCAGTGCTTTCACTTGAACCAAAACTGGATCTAATACCGTGCCGCAGATATATGGTCTGATCCTCCAGCCAGGAGAATGCTTCATAATATTCAGCCGGTATTACCAGGAGGAACAGGAAAAAAACAATAAGGATATCAAACCTTCTAAGAAGTTTTATCACCTGGTGTGAAGCCTTTCTATTTCAGCTTGTTCCGCTTTCTCAAGTTTCAGCTCCCTGAGTATTTTAATAAGAAAAGGCCTGGTTTCATCATCATTTGGGTTTTCAGATAAAAATCTGCGGAATTGATCCATTGCAGCAACTTTCAGCCCTCTTTTATCCAAAAGGCAGCCCATAAGAAATCCGCTGCCAGGGGCAATTTTAAGAATATCCTGTTTTTCTTTATTAAGCTCGGCTGTTTCAGCATGGGAAAGCCAGGTTAAGCTGTTTTTTTTATGGGGAGTGTATATGATTTCACCATTAAAAAGAACCTGTACAGCATATTGACAGATTCCCGGCTCCATACCGGTAAGCCTGAAACGGATAATATCATCTTCAGAACCTGGAACTTTAAATATCTTTTCTCCAGAAACAAGCTGGTAATCATACTTTGCTCCAATATTTTCCCATACAAGTTCAGGATAATCATCTGAAAGGATAATATCTTCAGCAGTTAAAAGCATAACCCTGTCTAATATCCTGTCATATCTGCTGATGCCTGTAATTTTCTGAACATCAGTAAATTTTCTTTTTAAATACCCGGCAATATCTCCGGCAGGTTTTAATGGAGAAATTGTCCCTCTGATTATTTTTATTCCTTTGCTGCTGATTTCAAACTCTGTACTGGTTCCCACAGATTCAAACATTTCAGTCCGGGTGTTTAAAAGCATACAGGTTCCGCTGCTGCTGGTTTTCACCCGCCAGTTTTCAAAAAGAAATTTATTGCGGTGTATCTTTTTCCATGTTTGACCGTCAGGAGAATAAAATACACTCCCTTTGGCTTCTATGACCATGACAACAGGAGTATCTTGTGAAACAGCCTCTGCTGTGAAAAAAAAAGTTATTACACCCAGCATTGCAAGAATTTTAATATTTTTTTTCATAATATCCTCCTTTTTACTTATAAGTTACACGGATTTTTACCGATTGTGTTTAATACATGGAGCTTATATTATTAGTATATTTGATATATCTTTATCAAGGTCTAACTTATAAAATATTCGGAGGTATTTAAATAATCTCGGACTTGTCAACCTTTCTGCTGGTGAAAATAACTGCGGCAAAACATCCGTTCTTGAGGTTCATAATAAAAAAAGGTTTACAGCTTAAAACTGTAAACCCTTTAAAATATTGTTATTTAAGTTTTAATTGCAATGGAAATTTTTCCTTTAAATTATTATGCCAGGAGTAATTAATTAATTTATCGTGTTGCAGCATACCTACAATGATTCCAGGTGCAATATTGTTTTGATTAGCAAACTTAACAATATTATTTTTATAAAATTTTTTTGATTCAACAAACTTATCATAATTAGCTTGA from the Desulfonema limicola genome contains:
- a CDS encoding ATP-binding protein, yielding MIKLLRRFDILIVFFLFLLVIPAEYYEAFSWLEDQTIYLRHGIRSSFGSSESTAFSYDKIVLVTIDNEFYKKYKKFPIIRQDLASIIQNLDSLGAKIIFIDLLFELPSSFGGDPALAQAIKGEKVILASRAVFDEDNNFVKIKYPVSVLKNACTAGYVNITSPSSVSTFLSRVRIWPEITQWQDGWPAAVQIASKYLGVKPGMEKNRLIMGSISIPLDHFNDLYIDFSSLPKPYRFLHESAGISAWEFLDISNLDQYEIMELKEWVKDKIVILGEITEVPYDWFDTPVGMMYGMEIIADTVNTLLKKAPLRPVPFHIEILAGFLLFSGIVFCTVYIRVPLLQTLSAASCLFAFIFFCTFAYAGKGLVVSMTGNLIAGVSGLFIFSISSYFREKECSNARRMEKEQAEKERQAAQAATQAKSEFLANMSHEIRTPMNALIGFIELVLEDSKLPKFHKKSLATALNSAKSLISIINNILDLSKIESCRLELENHLFDLHQFMEGILKIFEVKCREKGLELFLHIHHDLEQYYIGDSARLGQIIINLLGNAVKFTETGSITITVSLNDGKPDMLHFSVADTGIGIAPGRTDKIFEPFTQADNSTSRRFGGTGLGTTISRQLARLMGGDIWVESRQGRGSVFHFTVLMQPADMAQVSAEIKHSAADKDSSQAPSRCFRVLVAEDIEENMTLAEIRLLQQGHRVIKAVNGLEAVKKYQEESPDIIFMDIQMPEMDGLEAARQIRSLETNTRIPIVALTASLMKDEMDNCLQAGMDAVEGKPVNFIRLFEIMEKLVPKDSGNKKQKPAENQDLCPGPAPDIKGVDMEKGLDLWQNEAAYKKALASFCKNYGHASDDILKCLKDSNRDGAYQITHALKGVSGTLAITGIYRIAERLNKGIKEKNFDELFPLISSLKAELKDVVSFIEHIEPEQEKSGDMKDVLDKNELKEIFQGILASCEEYNPDEAVLFLAKLKHSSFSSQIAPIEHELEMFEFDKAIEETLKLAKELKIE